TCGCGTTCCAGCAGCGCGAGCTCGCCTACCTGCCGCTCATCCTGGTCGCCAACGCGCTCATCTTCCTGCCCACGTACTGGGGACTCGAACTCGTCTACGAACTCCTCCCGGAAGGCGGCTGGATCCACCGCAAGCTCGAGTCGATCCGGAGGAGGGCGCACCCGTTCGTGGAGAGGTACGGCTTCTTCGGGCTCGCCGTGTTCGTCGCGATCCCGCTGCCCGGCACGGGTGCGTACTCGGGCTCGGCGGCCGCGTGGCTGCTCGACATGGAGTGGAAGCGGGGCTTCGCAGCGGTGGCGCTCGGCGTCGCGATCGCGTTCGGGCTCGTGGGAGCGGTCTCCGCGCTCGTCGCGGCAGGCGTCGCGCGTCTCTAGCCGCTCGGTCCCTCACCCGTGCCGCGGCCGGGCGGAGGGAAGCCTACCAGCTCGCCTTCAGGCTCTCCCGGACGCCGGCGGTCGTGGTGGCGCCCATCCCGCTCCCGGCTGCCCCATCCGCGTCGGGTCCGCCGGCACGCGTGCGCTCGAAGCACTCCGCCACCCGCTCCGGCATGAAGCGCGTGAGCTGGGAGTAACCGTGAACGTCGGTGCCGGGGCGCCCGGCCAGGTAGTAGCGCAGCGGGTGGCACACGTAGAGGCGGTCGCGGGCGCGCGTGCACGCCACGTAGAAGAGCCGCCGCTCCTCCTCGATCTCCTCGGCCGATCCGGCGGCCATGTCGGAGGGGATGTTGCCGTCCGCGGCGTGTATGACGAACACCGCGTCGAACTCCAGGCCCTTGGCCGAGTGCATCGTCGAGAGGTTCAGCCAGTCGTCGTCCAGCCCCGGTGTCCCGGCAGGGTCCTCCGTCCACGACGGCGGGTCGAGCGCGAGCTCGGCGATGAACCGCCCGCGCTCGCCGGATCGTGCCGAGGATGCCTCGAGCTGCTCCAGGTCCCGGAGGCGTGATGCCGCGTCGCCCCGGCGCGCGACGATCGCGGGCCCGAAGGCGTGCCGGACGGCGTGGAGCTGCGCGGGCAGCTCGAGCGGAGGGGCGCCGGCCAGCGTGCGCATCAGCGCCAGAAGAGCCGGCCAGGCTTCCCGGGCGGCGGTGGGCGGCTCGACCCGCTCCCATGCCGCGAACGACCCGCCCGCTTCGACCAGCGCTCCGGTCAGCCGGCGTGATGTGGCGGGTCCGACGCCGGGCACGAGCGCCAGCACGCGCGCCGCCGCCACCTCGTCCAGCGGGTTCTCGGCCAGCCGCAGGAACGCCAAGGCGTTCTTCACGTGGGCCGTCTCGGCGAAGCGCAGCCCTCCGTACTTGCGGAACGGGATGTCGCGCCGCGCCAGCTCCAGCTCGAGCGCGAGGCTGTGGTGTGCGGCGCGGAAGAGCACCGCCTGGTCGCGAAGGGCCGTCCCGCACTCCCGCAGCCGCAACGCCTCCGTGGCGACGAACGCGGCCTGCTCGTCCTCGTCTTGGCAGGTCACGAGGCGGGGCCGCTCGCCCG
This is a stretch of genomic DNA from Coriobacteriia bacterium. It encodes these proteins:
- a CDS encoding small multi-drug export protein; translation: MLQDLPPYLKYVVLTLVPWVELRGAVPLAFQQRELAYLPLILVANALIFLPTYWGLELVYELLPEGGWIHRKLESIRRRAHPFVERYGFFGLAVFVAIPLPGTGAYSGSAAAWLLDMEWKRGFAAVALGVAIAFGLVGAVSALVAAGVARL
- a CDS encoding ATP-dependent helicase; translation: MAFASLNPEQLAAATHGDGPLLVVAGAGTGKTATLAHRVAHLIRCGTAPSRILLLTFTRRAAAGMLRRVDAILAEEAAEARTAGRVWGGTFHATAARLLRLHGGAIGLHPAFTILDRGDSQDLLGVVRTESGPAKTERRFPSASACSDVYSRCVNSGSRLADVLSSAFPWCREHAEDLRLLFEAYVDRKERQRVLDYDDLLVFWRALLADPFAGPEVRSRFDAVLVDEYQDTNAVQAEILSLLAPEGRGLTAVGDDAQAIYSFRAATVRNILDFPKRFPGTAVVTLHRNYRSTPQVLAATNRVIELASERYPKELTATRPAGERPRLVTCQDEDEQAAFVATEALRLRECGTALRDQAVLFRAAHHSLALELELARRDIPFRKYGGLRFAETAHVKNALAFLRLAENPLDEVAAARVLALVPGVGPATSRRLTGALVEAGGSFAAWERVEPPTAAREAWPALLALMRTLAGAPPLELPAQLHAVRHAFGPAIVARRGDAASRLRDLEQLEASSARSGERGRFIAELALDPPSWTEDPAGTPGLDDDWLNLSTMHSAKGLEFDAVFVIHAADGNIPSDMAAGSAEEIEEERRLFYVACTRARDRLYVCHPLRYYLAGRPGTDVHGYSQLTRFMPERVAECFERTRAGGPDADGAAGSGMGATTTAGVRESLKASW